The Engystomops pustulosus chromosome 4, aEngPut4.maternal, whole genome shotgun sequence genome contains a region encoding:
- the LOC140128389 gene encoding C-type natriuretic peptide-like codes for MKATAAVTVMTLLIVGVTSRPSPQLKQLKSLVDLLSQDLSSSEELALLDSMEELGVLPSAPRPRDTLLTPDSAQMPPNRAWLRLFSDFMNNQKKFRGRTKKSGTSRGCFGMKLERIGSLSGLGC; via the exons ATGAAAGCCACCGCTGCCGTCACCGTCATGACCCTACTAATAGTGGGGGTCACCAGCCGACCATCACCCCAGCTCAAGCAGCTGAAG TCTCTGGTCGACCTCCTATCACAAGACTTGTCTTCCTCCGAGGAGCTGGCTCTTCTGGATAGTATGGAAGAATTGGGGGTGCTGCCTTCTGCGCCTCGTCCTCGGGACACTCTGCTTACCCCAGATTCAGCCCAGATGCCCCCCAACCGCGCCTGGCTCCGCCTCTTCAGTGATTTCATGAACAACCAGAAAAAATTTCGAGGCCGCACAAAAAAATCCGGGACGTCACGCGGTTGTTTTGGGATGAAACTGGAACGTATTGGAAGCTTGAGTGGATTAGGGTGCTAA